The Chiroxiphia lanceolata isolate bChiLan1 chromosome W unlocalized genomic scaffold, bChiLan1.pri scaffold_48_arrow_ctg1, whole genome shotgun sequence region GGCTCCCTGCCCAGAGGAGGACAGAGTCCCCACAGCAACAGAAGACCTCAGACACTTCATCCTTGTTGAACCTGagggtgctgctgcagaagatgATGTGGTGGGTACTCCTTTTGTGCCTTCAGTGaaggtgccagggcagggcacaggtTGGATGGAAAAGGGTCACCGTGGAGGGGCAGTGAAGACGTGATGGGGCCCCATGTCTGCAGGCATCCTTTCCACCAGGGATGAGAgaaaagagacagctctgctggagacaCAGAGCAGTTCTGTaagacaacaggaaaaaaatcacttaaaccCATCAACCCAAGGGTCCTCGGTGGGGAGAGGGTCCTGGGTAAGGAGGGGTGTCCGAGGCAAGACAAAGGCCAATAAGGAAGACCAAGTCCATGGGCAGTGGTGATTATTTATTCTCTCTCCTGTTGGCTAACAAACCCCATTCTGCTTTCCAGGAGGAGGGTGTCTCAGGGCAGGTCTcacctctctctcccttttctctctccccttatGCCAAGGCCCCAGAGGCAGAGGCACAGGACCGCTTGAAGGAGGGGAAAGCCACGAGTAGACACAAGTCTAGCAAGGAAAAGCCAAACTCCCCCCCGAGCCCAAAAAGTCCCCGGGATCACTCCTCAGAAACACCCAAAAGTTCACCTGAGCCAACAAAAAGCCGACTGCAGAGTGACTCAACCCTTGAGAGACCTGCCAGGTgagctgcaggggaggaggTGATCCCTGTGCTTCACGCTCATCTTGCCAAACAAGGTCCGTCGTCCTCAGCTCCGCAGCGACCCTCTGCCAGTGCCTGCATGGGATGGCGAGTGCACAGCCCTCCTCCTTGTCTTGTTTGCCCCTTAGCAATGTCTGAAGCTTCCCTTTTAACTGCCAGGCTGAGAAGGTTCCAGTGGATCGTTCCTGCCCACGCTGAGGTGGAACTGAAGATCCGCTTCAGCCCCACAGTGCCAGGGCAGTTTGACCAGCTGATGAACTTTGAGATCCTGGGGTCAAAGCGCCCGTACCAGTtgccctgcagtgccactgCCCTGTACCCCAGCATCAGCCAGAACCCACGGTAAGGCTGGGCCACAGGAGCATCCCACACTGCTCCCCCTGAcctgggagccagggctgccccTTGTGACCTCCTGGCTGGGGCAGATGGTGCTGCCTGAGTCACCCAGCAtcccttcctctgctgggagctgggaggctgAACTGGTACCTCAGCCACCAAGAAGGGTGATGGCTTTCGGACTAGATTTCCTACTTGCAGCATCTCAGAGCTCCTCATTCCCCGTTTTTTCTCTGCCCAGGCTGGTGTTTCCTCGCTGGAGGAAGAGCAAGGAGAAGGAGGACATCATCTCCAAGGAATATGTCATGAGCACAAAGCAGTGCTCATGACGAGCTTTGGACCGCTGCTTTGTGGCAAGTCAAGAGAGTGGTatgtgctccctgctcccaagTGAGCATCCCTGTGTGCTACCTGTACAGACCGAGATGTCGGGAGGGGATCTCCAGGGCCTTGTGCTCTCCTGGACACACTTGCAGACACACTGTCCCAGTGGCACAATGCAGGGCAGTCCCGGGCAGAGACCTGGCAGACACATGGGCTTGAGGGAGCCCAGATGTGTGAGCGTGAGCAGATAACAGGCAAATGAGCCTTGGAGGAGCTGCTTTGCCAACCTGGTGGGTGCCCTGGTGTCCAGAGCCACCAGAGCTGCTACTGCCAACCCGAGGGTGACTTGGGGCAACCTGTGTCCCCTCCACATCTCAGCTCCACTCCTTAGGAAATGAAGTTTATGGTGCTTTTTCAAGTACTTTGAGCTCTACAGGTAGACTAAACGAGCAAGTATTCTCTAGATGGTTTTGTAAACCTTTCATTAATCTCTAATAGTAGTGAGGTTTTGTGATTTGACGTGCCAATATGTGGGAGTCAGAGGGGAACCTACAGCAGGAATTACATTTTCCCGAGATTCCATTGCATCCGCAGTGCTGGAAAAAGTCTACCTAAAAATACTGTCATTGTAGCTGTTGgcatatttctgtttttaatgtcactcttctttttattttttaataatatttgaaGTTAAGTTCCTGTCTCCATGGGAGCTCTGGAAGGCCAGGCTGATGGATGGTCTGGGATTTCTGTTTGCCTCTTTAGCCCTTTCACTCCAAATTCAGTTGCACACCTCAGGGAAGGGTCATTTGTTATCTTTCACATTCGCCTTGGGAACTGatgcttttgatttctttccctcAGACTTTTGAGCTAACCCAGGGTAGTCTGATGACTTTCCTAAAAGAGATAAGCAAAACACTTTTGCAAACATCTTTTCCAAAGCCTTTCTCTATCCTCTGCAGGGAAGGCACCCCAAGTTAGAAGGGGAAAGAACCCTTGTGCCTGGTGTATTGTTGTTTTTCCAGGCACTTTTGAATTTATATTGTGTGAAACACTCTTGAAATGGCCTGTGCATTGTCACGCTTCTGGGATGCAGGCACCAGGTATAGGGGCAGGCATCAAAGCCAGGCAAGGATGAGCACACAGACCGTGCCTCGTGCCCCTGACAGGgatcctttttcttcccctgcttgTTAGACCGTGGTCTtccagtgccacctcctgctgccagcacacgGTGCTTTCCTCCGTGGGTGGTGAGGGCAACAGTCTCCTCTGCagccttttccccttctctgggCAGGTACAAGGCACAGAACTGCCCCGGCAACAGCGAAAAGTTAACCATCCTCAACGACTCCCCCATGGAGGCAGAGGTGCATTTCTCCTTTGAGAACGACAGCAAAGGAGAGACGTTCCTTTTGGACCCTCCCAGCATGAGGCTGCAGCCCAAAGAGAAGAAGGTAGGAGGCGAGCAGGTAGGGCAGGCACCGCTGAGTGCCGTTCCTCCTGCTCACGGAGGgctctttgtatttctgtttgtggGGACGGATTCAGAAGCTGAGTGTTTGGGCGTACCCAACTTCCACTGGCCTCCTGGAAGACAGTCTCATCTGCTGGATCAAGGACAACCCGGAGCCAGTGATCTTCCGACTGTGCTGCGAAGGGGTGCAGGTGAAGCTGAGGGTCAGCCCCCAAGAGCTGCATTTCAACAAACTGCTTCTGCACAGGTCAGTCATCCCACGGCTGAGGGCACTCCAAGGCTCATGACAAAGAGAAGAGGTTTGACTCTGGTTCCAGAGGCTCAGATGGAGCTGCTTCAAGCCACATTCAGTGGCCAGGCTGGTGTGATCACCGAGCACTGACGCTGAGTGTCTTCCTGTCTCTGCAGGACTGACACCCAGACCCTGGTCCTGAGAAATGACAGCccactgcccatggcatggCACCTCAGTGGGCTGGACGACCTTGGAGATGACTTCTCTGCATCACAAGGCAGGGGCATCATTGGCCCCAGCACAGACTTTGAGGTGAAGCTGGATTTCAAGGCCGAGAAGACTGGCATCACAAATAAGATGATCCGACTGGAGGTGAGAGGGACTTGGGCcttcctggcagagcagggcagagcaagCAGCCGTGTGCTCTTAGGGACAGAGTCAGGAAGAGCTGCACCTGACAGACACAGGGGTGCTGTGGTCCCAACTTCTGCCTCTGCGCTGGGTTGGCCGGGTGCCCAGGCTCTGCATCCGGAGCCTGTACCACAGCTTccttgctgctctgcaggcttGAAGGCTGCTGTTTGGTTGTACAGACCAGCATTCGCTCTGGACCCTTTCTGGGAGTTTGTTCCCTGTGGTTTAGAGGCTGCATTTCAGTAAGCATGCGAGGTGATTGAAGAGGAGGGCGCTAATTGTCAATGCCACCTGCTCTGGGACACCTCGCATTTCTTGTGGTTGTGTTTACAGCCCTGGCCCTCTCAAGGGTGCTTTAGCAGCACCATTCCCTGCTGTGGGAGTGCAGAATTGGGCTGATAAGGTTCTTTACTGCAGCAGAATCCCGCCGGGGCAGCCTGTGAGATGAACAGGTTAAGAAAACTTGGGAGTCCACAAACACTTGTCAAGCCAGGGAGGTCGTGGgggaagcagctggcagagacaAGGACTTAGAGGCTGTCTTCCAAAAGAATGGTCTAAGCAGTGTTTGTTTCTTGCTGCCTCAGgtttcagagacagaaaacatcCTGGGCATTGTTCAGGCTGAAACCATCAAAGTCTCTGTGGAGGTCTACGATGTTAATCTGAGCATCAACATGCCTGAAGGTCAGTGGATGCCTCCCGACAACACAGTCCAGATGCATTTTACTACCTTGGCAGGTGGGCAACCAAAGCCCTTGGGAGGGGATGACATAGCAGGCAAGGGTGGCACAGATCCATAAAGCACAGACCTTGCAAGCTGTGTGAAGTAAAGCACTGTCAGGGCACCAACAGCCTTGAGTCTCTCCCGTCTGAACTTGGAATGTGCAGCTTCGTGTGCAGATTGCATTTGGTGCTTTGAAACAACAGTCATCTGAACAGGCAGTTGGCTCAGCAGAGCACATAAAGTAGCTGGATTTGTGCTTGGAAGCAAGGAAATGGAAGCCAAGCTCCTCGGCTTCTACCCTGCAGATACTGGAGTGAGAAGAGAAAGGGCAGCCAAGTAGCTAGAGAACACTTCCAAGAAGGGACACTTGCTGAAGAGGGTTTTGTGCCATCTAAGAACTCCAACTGTGTAGCTTGTGAGCTAgtgtgctctgcagcagctcacaAATATTCACCATTTCTTACCTCGCTCTGCGGGTTTTCTGCAGGTCCAGATGGCAGCTTGGAATTTAGAACCATTAATGTCCTGGATCATAAGAAGCAAGTCCTGAGTCTGCAGAACAAAGGCTTATATGACATTGAGTACAGGTGAGTCCAGCTGCCTGGTGCTGAGCTTTCCCTCAGGCTCCCAGGCCTGCATTCTCCCTCTGTCCATGGCTAGAACCTGTTCCCGTActgctcccttttcttttttttctggtcctATGCAgagtcctggctgtgctggtggcaccTGTACTTTCAACTGCAGAGGTCttcattctttccctttctccacagTTTCAAGCTGACCACTGGAAGTGCCAAGAGGGGCGACTTGGAATCTCCCTTCACTGTCCGGCCGCAGAGGGCTGTGCTGAAAGCCTCCCGGCCACCTGTGAAAGTTGAGGTCCTCTTCCACCCCATGACTGAAGTGTTTCTCGAGAGCAAAcccatcctgctctgccaggtgAGCTGCCTGGGCCCAGCTGTGTTAGCACAGTGTGTCTTGGGAGCATAAGCAGGAGAGGTGTCTTGTGCAAAGCAGGCTTTAGCTGGGGCATCCTCTCTCCTACACACCCAGAGACTTCCAAAACCATTTGGGAGGCTTTGTAAGAGAGCTGGAAATCTGGCTCTAAGAAGAGGCCTTTAAAAAGGGAGGGTGAGCTGCTGGAGACCTGGGCTGGGGTCAGGGGACAGGGGTAGAGGCTggcctctctgctgtgtttacCAGCCCCTCCTCTGGTTGCAGGTCATTGATCTCAAATCGGGTCAAGGAGGTGAGACCGTTACCACCATCCCAGTGAGGGTGTCGGCGAGAGCTGTGTACAGCAAGTACAGCATCGAGCCTGCCTCGCCCATCGACTTCGGTGCCATGGTTAAGGGCACCAAGAAGAGCCATGTCTTAATTGTGGAGAACAAAGGTGCTCTTAACTTCAAATTCCTCATCCACCGAGCACCTCCACTGCAAAGGTAAGAGAAGACCTACCCCAGCCTTTCTGTCTGAGGAGGCACCACCACACAGCTGGTGTGTGACAGACCTGGGTTATTGTCCATTTGGGTCGCTGGcttgggaagagggaggaaaacaacACCTCAGTATCCCCATGTGTGGGCCAAAGCTGgtgacagagctgctctgtccaggagctgcagcaatgggtgctgcaggcagctctcCGGGGGCCATCGGGAGCAGGAAGGCTTTCCTGCATGGGGAGGAAGGCCAGCTTTGGCCTCAGACAAAGGCAGGGGAGCTCAGCATGACacatctctgctttctcctctcaGTTCACAGCAAGAGGAATCTGTCCCCTCGGTCAGGGAAAGAAAGCACTTGACGCAGGTGGgtggctcctgctcctgcccagcgtgtgctgctgcaggggatgggggaggatgcagctgtgcccaggctgggggtAGGACAAGGTCTGCGGGATGGAGAGTCCATTATCTGTTCAGTGCCACTGACAGTCCCATGCTCTGGCTCTGACCTGCAGTTGTGGGGTCAAGAGAGGGGAGCAGGTCCTGTGTTTGGTGGCTGCTAGCCAGCACAGATCTGTGAACACCACAGGAGCAAAGTGTCCCCATCTGAACTCCCAATCCATAGAACATtgacagctttgctttttcttcctcccagtcccctctctctctcccatcaTTTCTCTCAGTCCTTTCTGCTCTCCTGTACCCCTGGAGGTTGAAGGATCCCAACTACCACCTTCATTCTTTTCACCCCAACTCCTTTCTCTCTGCCACTCGGGACAGActtgcagctcctcctggcttGTTCATCTCATCCCGGGGCTGCCTTTGGGCCGTGGAGTCATCCTTCCCTGCGCTGCCACTGGGTGCTCGGGCCCAGCTGGAGGCCAAGGCATGGCATCCTCCTTGCTGGGGGTGTTCAGGGTACGGCTGTTTGGCATCAGCCTGTCCTGGCGCTCTTTCTGCAGGCTCAGCTCACTGTAGGCATGTTCACGGTGTCCCCTTGCTCCGGCTCCGTCAGTCCTTGGGGCCAGCGGAAGATCACAGTGGATTGCAAcgcaggagcagaggggaaaggtgaggagcagctgtACATTGACATCAGCAACAGAGACCCCAAGGACAATCCCCTCGGCATTCCCTTTACCCTGACTGCCGAGTCCTGCTTCCCAGGTACGTGCTGTCCACAGGTTGCCATGGGCAGTCCTGCTGCTGATCAGCACCTAAACTTGCTACTTGGATAGAGAGGCACCCTGGTCCTGAAGTCCCACCTTAAAATCCTCAGAGGCTGCAGTCCTTTTCAAGTCCACCagtggggagaggctgggagggatGTGTGGAAGCATAAAAGGAAAGCAGTGCCCTTTAAGACTGAGGTTGACTGAGCTCCATCCTCACTGACTGAGCTCTCTCATCCAAGGCTGGGTTTTGCAGTCACCTGGACAGAAAGGGCTTATCAAACCTTCTGAGAGGCCAACTGGGTCCAAGTAAATTCAGAAAAGAGATTCTCCAGCCTCAGCCCTTCCTCTAGTCTCTCTGCAGCGCTTGTTGAAGACGTCACGTCCATCTTTGAGCAGTACCCAATCCACAGCAACGTCAATCTCCGCCAGACATTACAGTCGGTGCAAGGCAACGGTGTGTTCATCAGAGATGATAACAAATTCATCTTCACCAAAGTTCAGGTTGGGCAACGGGCCACGGTTCACTTCAAGATCTCTAATGGCAGCAGTGTCCCATGTGACGTGGTCCTCTCCATCAAAGCCATGCCTGGAGAGGTAAGAACAAGAGGCCAAGGTGAGCACTGCTCTCTAAAGGCCATGTGAGAGCCTGCCTTGTTCTCCAGAGTCATTGCGTTCTCTGGCCCAGCTGGACCAGTCCAGCTCAGTGCAGGTCAaactgcagggcagagcagcaatGCCAGAGGGGCATTTGCATTGAATTCCACATCTCTCAAGCAAATTTTGGCTCACGCTTCCGGGTCTTTGGTGGGAATCCTTCCGAACATCTCTCGAAAGCACACTCAGAGAGGGGCTGTTACAGACCAATGGGGTAGAGCTCAAAGCAGAGCATTTCctggcttttccttctcttgaaaGGCCAGTCCGGGGTTAT contains the following coding sequences:
- the LOC116781474 gene encoding hydrocephalus-inducing protein homolog isoform X1, encoding MTSFGPLLCGKSREWYKAQNCPGNSEKLTILNDSPMEAEVHFSFENDSKGETFLLDPPSMRLQPKEKKKLSVWAYPTSTGLLEDSLICWIKDNPEPVIFRLCCEGVQVKLRVSPQELHFNKLLLHRTDTQTLVLRNDSPLPMAWHLSGLDDLGDDFSASQGRGIIGPSTDFEVKLDFKAEKTGITNKMIRLEVSETENILGIVQAETIKVSVEVYDVNLSINMPEGPDGSLEFRTINVLDHKKQVLSLQNKGLYDIEYSFKLTTGSAKRGDLESPFTVRPQRAVLKASRPPVKVEVLFHPMTEVFLESKPILLCQVIDLKSGQGGETVTTIPVRVSARAVYSKYSIEPASPIDFGAMVKGTKKSHVLIVENKGALNFKFLIHRAPPLQSSQQEESVPSVRERKHLTQAQLTVGMFTVSPCSGSVSPWGQRKITVDCNAGAEGKGEEQLYIDISNRDPKDNPLGIPFTLTAESCFPALVEDVTSIFEQYPIHSNVNLRQTLQSVQGNGVFIRDDNKFIFTKVQVGQRATVHFKISNGSSVPCDVVLSIKAMPGEPHNLISNIFKLDPVEMRIPGLSHAFATVTFTPEQKEDYQCTFTASVVIPKSSSVKTKPQQLTFTVSGEGHVPQVTVECPGLRSKRGNPVLRFRRLLLGDSQTLPLVLRNNGIVPTQFTVHIMDDKGVFFLKSTQSTTPCLPHCRHGKGLHWESQEASPEALHAPGTWAISRVSCVFQTHPDPTSGREDPYASVG
- the LOC116781474 gene encoding hydrocephalus-inducing protein-like isoform X3; the protein is MTSFGPLLCGKSREWYKAQNCPGNSEKLTILNDSPMEAEVHFSFENDSKGETFLLDPPSMRLQPKEKKKLSVWAYPTSTGLLEDSLICWIKDNPEPVIFRLCCEGVQVKLRVSPQELHFNKLLLHRTDTQTLVLRNDSPLPMAWHLSGLDDLGDDFSASQGRGIIGPSTDFEVKLDFKAEKTGITNKMIRLEVSETENILGIVQAETIKVSVEVYDVNLSINMPEGPDGSLEFRTINVLDHKKQVLSLQNKGLYDIEYSFKLTTGSAKRGDLESPFTVRPQRAVLKASRPPVKVEVLFHPMTEVFLESKPILLCQVIDLKSGQGGETVTTIPVRVSARAVYSKYSIEPASPIDFGAMVKGTKKSHVLIVENKGALNFKFLIHRAPPLQSSQQEESVPSVRERKHLTQAQLTVGMFTVSPCSGSVSPWGQRKITVDCNAGAEGKGEEQLYIDISNRDPKDNPLGIPFTLTAESCFPALVEDVTSIFEQYPIHSNVNLRQTLQSVQGNGVFIRDDNKFIFTKVQVGQRATVHFKISNGSSVPCDVVLSIKAMPGEQLREDETPTADLHCQWRGARASGDSRVPGPSE
- the LOC116781474 gene encoding hydrocephalus-inducing protein homolog isoform X2 → MTSFGPLLCGKSREWYKAQNCPGNSEKLTILNDSPMEAEVHFSFENDSKGETFLLDPPSMRLQPKEKKKLSVWAYPTSTGLLEDSLICWIKDNPEPVIFRLCCEGVQVKLRVSPQELHFNKLLLHRTDTQTLVLRNDSPLPMAWHLSGLDDLGDDFSASQGRGIIGPSTDFEVKLDFKAEKTGITNKMIRLEVSETENILGIVQAETIKVSVEVYDVNLSINMPEGPDGSLEFRTINVLDHKKQVLSLQNKGLYDIEYSFKLTTGSAKRGDLESPFTVRPQRAVLKASRPPVKVEVLFHPMTEVFLESKPILLCQVIDLKSGQGGETVTTIPVRVSARAVYSKYSIEPASPIDFGAMVKGTKKSHVLIVENKGALNFKFLIHRAPPLQSSQQEESVPSVRERKHLTQAQLTVGMFTVSPCSGSVSPWGQRKITVDCNAGAEGKGEEQLYIDISNRDPKDNPLGIPFTLTAESCFPALVEDVTSIFEQYPIHSNVNLRQTLQSVQGNGVFIRDDNKFIFTKVQVGQRATVHFKISNGSSVPCDVVLSIKAMPGEPHNLISNIFKLDPVEMRIPGLSHAFATVTFTPEQKEDYQCTFTASVVIPKSSVKTKPQQLTFTVSGEGHVPQVTVECPGLRSKRGNPVLRFRRLLLGDSQTLPLVLRNNGIVPTQFTVHIMDDKGVFFLKSTQSTTPCLPHCRHGKGLHWESQEASPEALHAPGTWAISRVSCVFQTHPDPTSGREDPYASVG